From one Lysinibacillus sp. G4S2 genomic stretch:
- a CDS encoding nucleobase:cation symporter-2 family protein, with product MKEVKSTALAIQHLLAMYAGAILVPLIIGGAIGFDSTQMTYLVAIDIMMCGIATLLQVYSGKFIGIGLPVVLGCTFTAVSPIIAIGTNPEQGITDIYGSIIASGIIIMIIAGFFGKLVKFFPPVVTGSVVSIIGISLLPVALNNMAGGPDAKDFASGSNVALAFITLVIILVVYRFSTGFVRAISILIGLVVGTILGAFMGKVDFSPVSEADALHMVQPFYFGMPTFDATAIITMTLVGMVSLVESTGVYFALSDICNKKLESKELARGYRSEGLASVIGGIFNAFPYTTFSQNVGLTRMSGVKDRKVIYITGGLLVALGFLPKIAALTTIIPIPVLGAAMLAMFGMVITQGMGMLVPVMNESAENAMIAAIAVSLGVGVSVVPGIFESLPESVSLLTSNGIVCGSVTAIILNILFNMIGPKHKEDPMHGEV from the coding sequence TTAGTGCCATTGATTATCGGTGGGGCAATCGGCTTTGATTCAACACAAATGACGTATTTAGTAGCGATTGACATTATGATGTGTGGGATCGCAACACTTTTACAAGTTTATTCGGGTAAATTTATCGGTATTGGTTTGCCAGTAGTACTAGGCTGTACATTTACAGCAGTAAGTCCAATTATTGCAATCGGTACAAATCCTGAGCAAGGTATTACAGATATTTATGGTTCTATTATTGCATCAGGTATAATCATTATGATTATTGCAGGCTTCTTCGGAAAGCTAGTAAAATTCTTCCCACCTGTTGTGACAGGTTCGGTCGTGTCGATTATCGGTATCTCTTTATTACCAGTAGCTTTAAACAATATGGCGGGTGGACCAGATGCAAAAGATTTTGCATCAGGCTCGAATGTAGCTTTAGCGTTTATTACACTCGTTATTATTTTAGTAGTTTATCGTTTCTCTACAGGTTTCGTCCGCGCAATCTCTATTTTAATCGGTTTAGTTGTTGGGACAATCTTAGGTGCATTCATGGGTAAAGTTGACTTTAGCCCAGTTTCAGAAGCTGATGCATTGCACATGGTTCAGCCATTCTATTTCGGCATGCCAACATTTGATGCTACTGCAATTATTACAATGACCCTTGTAGGAATGGTTTCTTTAGTGGAATCAACAGGAGTCTATTTTGCGCTAAGTGATATTTGTAATAAAAAATTAGAATCAAAAGAATTAGCTCGTGGGTATCGTTCAGAAGGTCTTGCTTCTGTAATCGGCGGGATTTTCAATGCCTTCCCATATACAACATTCTCACAAAACGTAGGACTTACGCGTATGTCAGGCGTCAAAGATCGTAAAGTCATTTACATCACAGGTGGATTACTAGTAGCACTTGGCTTCCTACCAAAAATCGCAGCATTAACAACAATCATTCCAATACCAGTACTTGGTGCGGCAATGCTAGCGATGTTCGGTATGGTTATTACACAAGGTATGGGTATGCTAGTACCTGTTATGAATGAATCAGCAGAAAATGCCATGATTGCTGCAATTGCAGTCAGCCTAGGTGTCGGCGTATCGGTTGTTCCGGGCATTTTCGAATCGCTACCAGAAAGCGTTTCTCTTCTAACATCTAACGGTATCGTCTGTGGTTCTGTCACAGCAATTATTCTTAATATTTTATTCAACATGATTGGGCCAAAGCATAAGGAAGACCCGATGCATGGAGAAGTTTAA